From a single Gemmatimonadota bacterium genomic region:
- a CDS encoding L,D-transpeptidase yields MHSFHTILLLALYLFFSFSLHLPARETDIERLKADIASLQEALKRHATETYIVIDTVHNRLQVWHNNQMIREATCATGSGKVLLHPGASARWQFHTPLGIRTILHKVTDPIWAKPLWAFVESGEEPTVLPWEFRRLDRTTLGAYALELGDGYEIHGTLYPTLLGRHITHGCIRLNDEDLAFVYRSLQVGDRVYIY; encoded by the coding sequence ATGCACAGCTTTCACACCATATTATTACTGGCACTCTATCTGTTCTTCAGCTTTTCCCTGCATCTACCTGCACGAGAAACGGATATCGAGCGACTCAAAGCCGATATCGCATCACTCCAAGAAGCATTAAAACGACACGCAACAGAAACCTACATCGTTATTGATACCGTACACAACCGCCTTCAAGTTTGGCACAACAACCAGATGATACGAGAAGCGACGTGTGCGACAGGTAGCGGCAAAGTACTACTTCATCCAGGTGCTTCGGCGCGCTGGCAATTTCACACCCCGTTGGGTATCAGAACTATTTTGCACAAAGTGACAGACCCCATCTGGGCCAAGCCCCTGTGGGCCTTTGTCGAAAGTGGAGAAGAACCCACTGTATTGCCCTGGGAGTTTCGGCGCCTCGACCGGACAACCTTAGGGGCCTACGCCCTTGAATTGGGCGACGGGTACGAAATTCACGGCACCCTTTATCCCACATTGCTCGGACGGCATATCACGCACGGATGTATTCGCCTCAACGACGAAGACCTGGCCTTTGTGTATCGCTCACTACAAGTTGGCGACCGGGTCTATATCTACTAA